A stretch of the Campylobacter concisus genome encodes the following:
- a CDS encoding tetratricopeptide repeat protein, translating into MKKILPFLAPICLFASSCDELIQESVREFYKSDRNLERAINLAEQATDVCLKEGDTEQAITSLINSASICMVNKEPQKALELSQRALELAANVSDKLLLARSYHSLGAAQKALGRYDEALANFQEALKIYDNAPNAPMNDELICIKGIASAYYLKNDFDKAHENHLLALNLLDITPELSGNELVRSELLVELANDLAKLNQKDEATQNYKKVLEILNGKEQNPRARDLLERANKGLNGLN; encoded by the coding sequence ATGAAGAAAATTTTGCCATTTTTAGCGCCTATTTGCCTCTTTGCAAGTAGCTGTGACGAACTAATACAAGAGAGTGTGAGGGAGTTTTATAAAAGCGATAGAAATTTGGAGAGAGCCATAAATTTAGCCGAGCAAGCGACTGATGTCTGCTTAAAAGAAGGCGACACCGAGCAGGCGATCACTTCGCTCATAAATAGCGCTAGCATTTGCATGGTAAATAAAGAGCCACAAAAGGCGTTAGAGCTCTCACAAAGAGCCCTAGAGCTTGCGGCAAACGTTAGCGACAAGCTGCTACTAGCTCGCTCTTATCATAGCCTAGGTGCGGCACAAAAGGCGCTAGGCAGATACGACGAAGCACTTGCTAATTTTCAAGAAGCTCTAAAAATTTATGACAACGCGCCAAATGCCCCAATGAACGACGAACTCATCTGTATAAAAGGCATCGCTAGCGCCTACTACCTAAAAAACGACTTTGACAAAGCCCACGAAAACCACCTTTTAGCGCTAAATTTACTTGATATCACGCCGGAGTTAAGCGGCAACGAGCTTGTGCGATCAGAGCTTTTAGTAGAGCTTGCTAACGACCTAGCAAAGCTTAATCAAAAGGACGAAGCTACCCAAAACTACAAAAAAGTGCTTGAAATTTTAAATGGAAAAGAGCAAAATCCTCGCGCACGGGATCTTTTAGAGAGAGCTAACAAAGGGCTAAATGGGCTTAACTAA
- a CDS encoding non-canonical purine NTP pyrophosphatase, with protein sequence MKIVLATSNLDKVKEIKEFLKGYEIYALSEVIKPFEIVEDGSSFQQNALIKSRAVFAKLKEQGLGGEFIVLSDDSGISVDALGGEPGIYSARYFDLDENGKVCGKNANDANNRAKLISKLKALNLESSPAHYTACIAISSKFGDYTTHGFMYGRAIDEERGTNGFGYDALFIPNGFNKTLGELDNETKLKISHRSKGLELANFVLKSLKKNFS encoded by the coding sequence ATGAAGATCGTGCTTGCGACGTCAAATTTAGACAAAGTAAAAGAGATAAAAGAGTTTTTAAAAGGCTATGAAATTTACGCCTTAAGTGAGGTTATAAAGCCATTTGAGATCGTTGAAGATGGCAGCAGCTTTCAGCAAAATGCACTCATAAAGTCAAGAGCCGTATTTGCAAAGCTTAAAGAGCAGGGGCTTGGGGGCGAATTTATTGTACTTAGCGATGATAGCGGCATTAGTGTGGATGCACTTGGCGGTGAGCCGGGGATTTATTCGGCTCGTTATTTTGACCTTGATGAAAATGGCAAAGTATGCGGTAAAAACGCAAATGACGCAAATAACAGGGCAAAGCTCATCAGCAAGCTAAAGGCGCTAAATTTAGAGAGTTCACCAGCTCACTATACTGCTTGTATCGCTATTAGCTCGAAATTTGGAGATTACACTACGCACGGCTTTATGTATGGAAGAGCGATAGATGAGGAGCGTGGTACAAATGGCTTTGGTTACGACGCACTTTTTATCCCAAATGGCTTTAACAAGACACTTGGTGAGCTAGATAATGAGACGAAGCTTAAAATTTCTCACCGTTCAAAGGGACTTGAGCTTGCAAATTTCGTGCTAAAAAGTCTAAAGAAAAACTTTAGTTAA
- a CDS encoding MFS transporter, translated as MLKSVLPLSFIIASRFLGLFIVLPVLSLYALNLHGANEFLVGLIVGVYAISQMIFQVPFGALSDRIGRKKTLTIGLLVFIIGSIICALTSDIFTMLFGRFLQGVGAIGAVATAMISDYITEEKRSKAMAIMGAFIGLSFTLSMVLGPLLARSFGLSSLFYLSAALSLLCIVLLYTVVPKEIKVSAKSEKVPFGKLFLQKDYMIINFTSFMQKMLASIAFLVIPIVLVKEYGYESSELYKVYTLGAVLGFLAMGLAGALGDGKGLSKVILIAGTLLFALTYTIFAISFTLFIFILGVAIFFIGFNLHEPIMQSTATKFVKSSQKGSALGVFNSFGYLGSFVGGAFGGYILHAFGFKVLAIICVVLCLIWLILLFSLSDPRIFKNIYLSPEVSLNLELLNSQKGVVDYYKNEKNQVIKFDSRLTSEAALKESLKF; from the coding sequence ATGTTAAAAAGCGTTTTACCACTATCTTTTATCATAGCAAGCAGATTTTTAGGTCTTTTTATAGTTTTACCGGTACTTAGCCTTTATGCCTTGAATTTACACGGAGCAAACGAGTTTTTAGTAGGGCTAATAGTAGGCGTCTATGCGATCTCACAAATGATATTTCAAGTACCTTTTGGAGCGCTCTCGGATAGGATAGGACGCAAAAAAACATTAACGATCGGACTTTTGGTTTTTATCATCGGCTCAATAATTTGTGCACTTACAAGCGATATTTTTACCATGCTATTTGGTAGATTTTTACAAGGTGTAGGTGCTATCGGAGCAGTTGCGACTGCGATGATAAGTGACTATATAACAGAAGAAAAACGTTCAAAAGCCATGGCGATAATGGGTGCTTTTATAGGGCTTAGCTTCACGCTTTCGATGGTGCTTGGACCGCTTCTTGCTAGAAGTTTCGGGCTTTCAAGCCTTTTTTACCTAAGTGCCGCTCTTAGCCTACTTTGCATTGTACTTCTTTATACCGTTGTGCCAAAAGAGATAAAAGTGAGTGCCAAAAGTGAAAAAGTGCCATTTGGTAAGCTGTTTTTACAAAAAGACTACATGATCATAAATTTCACCTCTTTTATGCAAAAGATGCTAGCAAGTATCGCATTTTTGGTGATCCCTATCGTTTTGGTAAAAGAGTATGGTTACGAAAGTAGCGAGCTTTACAAGGTCTATACACTTGGCGCCGTGCTTGGCTTTTTGGCTATGGGGCTAGCTGGCGCCCTTGGCGATGGCAAGGGACTTAGCAAGGTCATCTTGATAGCTGGTACGCTGCTTTTTGCTCTAACCTACACCATTTTTGCCATTAGTTTTACGCTTTTTATCTTCATTTTGGGAGTTGCTATATTTTTTATAGGATTTAACCTTCACGAACCCATCATGCAATCAACCGCAACAAAATTTGTAAAATCCTCACAAAAAGGCTCAGCCCTTGGTGTATTTAATTCATTTGGTTATTTAGGAAGCTTTGTTGGAGGTGCGTTTGGTGGATACATCTTGCATGCTTTTGGCTTTAAAGTACTCGCCATCATCTGCGTGGTGCTTTGCCTGATATGGCTTATTTTACTCTTTAGCCTGAGCGATCCAAGAATTTTTAAAAATATCTATCTAAGCCCTGAAGTTAGCTTAAATTTAGAGCTACTAAATAGCCAAAAAGGTGTAGTGGATTATTACAAAAACGAGAAAAATCAAGTGATCAAATTTGACTCTCGCCTAACAAGCGAGGCGGCTTTAAAAGAGAGTTTGAAGTTTTGA
- the rplM gene encoding 50S ribosomal protein L13: MTKITKPNEVKRDWIVVDAAGKRFGRLLTEVAIILRGKNKPCFTPNVDCGDYVIIINASKVEFTGNNKAEDKLYHRHSGYFGSVKSEKFGDLIANKPEKLFKLAVRGMLPKTKLGREMIKKLKVYAGSEHPHTAQIAKKEGK; this comes from the coding sequence ATGACAAAAATAACAAAGCCAAACGAAGTTAAACGAGACTGGATCGTTGTTGATGCAGCTGGTAAACGTTTTGGTAGATTGCTAACTGAGGTAGCAATTATACTTCGTGGCAAAAACAAACCATGCTTCACGCCAAACGTAGATTGTGGCGACTATGTTATCATCATAAATGCTTCAAAAGTAGAATTTACTGGTAATAACAAAGCTGAAGATAAACTTTATCACAGACACTCAGGATACTTTGGTAGCGTAAAGAGTGAAAAATTTGGCGATTTGATAGCAAATAAGCCAGAAAAACTATTTAAATTAGCTGTTCGTGGAATGCTTCCAAAAACTAAACTTGGAAGAGAGATGATAAAAAAACTAAAAGTTTATGCTGGCAGTGAGCATCCTCATACGGCACAAATAGCTAAAAAAGAAGGAAAATAA
- a CDS encoding NAD(P)/FAD-dependent oxidoreductase, translating into MIYDVIIIGAGASGLFLGANLKGKKIAILEKNSSAGKKILTSGGGRCNITNRFISAKNYLGEQKFIEQILKVLTPDQVLIFFSELKFSEQKQNQFFCDSGAKSVLSVLLKGQNADIFYNKEVLSAKKVDEIFEILTKDKKFRARNLVIASGGLSYKALGASDIGYKIANDFGIETSALAPALVGFSVQKDEFWFKELSGVSLNADVEINSKNESHKFSDNLLFTHKGISGPAILNASLFWQKGRICINFLPKFSEKNLVNGKKQLSSVLPLPKRFVLEFLKNFSLKDRAFYEFSDEERQIIKRLFAYEFAPAGTFGFERAEVTKGGIKSEFLDENLQAYNVKGLYFIGEVLEVTGMLGGYNLHFAFASALKVAKVLNP; encoded by the coding sequence TTGATCTACGACGTCATCATCATTGGCGCCGGTGCTAGCGGACTATTTTTAGGAGCAAATTTAAAGGGTAAAAAGATTGCCATCTTAGAGAAAAACAGCAGCGCTGGTAAAAAGATCCTAACAAGTGGCGGGGGTAGATGCAACATCACAAACCGCTTCATAAGCGCTAAAAATTATCTTGGAGAGCAAAAATTTATAGAGCAAATTTTAAAAGTACTGACTCCAGATCAAGTTTTAATTTTTTTTAGCGAGCTTAAATTTAGTGAGCAAAAGCAAAATCAATTTTTCTGTGATAGCGGTGCAAAAAGCGTCTTGAGCGTACTTTTAAAAGGGCAAAATGCAGATATTTTTTACAACAAAGAGGTTCTTAGTGCTAAAAAAGTAGATGAAATTTTTGAAATTTTGACAAAAGATAAGAAATTTAGAGCTAGAAATTTAGTCATCGCAAGTGGCGGACTAAGCTACAAAGCCCTTGGCGCAAGTGACATTGGCTATAAAATAGCAAATGATTTTGGCATTGAAACATCAGCACTTGCACCTGCACTTGTTGGATTTAGCGTGCAAAAAGATGAGTTTTGGTTTAAAGAACTTAGTGGCGTTAGCCTAAACGCAGATGTGGAGATAAATAGCAAAAACGAGAGCCATAAATTTAGTGACAATCTGCTTTTTACACATAAGGGCATAAGCGGACCAGCAATACTAAATGCCTCGTTATTTTGGCAAAAGGGTCGAATTTGTATAAATTTTTTGCCCAAATTTAGTGAGAAAAATTTAGTAAATGGTAAAAAGCAGCTTAGCTCGGTTTTGCCCTTACCAAAGAGATTTGTGCTAGAGTTCTTAAAAAATTTTAGCTTAAAAGATAGAGCCTTTTATGAATTTAGCGATGAAGAGAGACAAATCATAAAAAGGCTTTTTGCTTATGAATTTGCCCCAGCTGGGACATTTGGCTTTGAAAGAGCGGAAGTTACAAAAGGCGGCATAAAGAGTGAATTTTTAGATGAAAATTTACAAGCTTATAATGTTAAGGGACTTTATTTTATTGGTGAAGTCTTAGAAGTCACTGGCATGCTTGGCGGATATAACTTGCATTTTGCATTTGCAAGCGCTCTAAAAGTGGCTAAGGTCTTAAATCCATGA
- a CDS encoding saccharopine dehydrogenase family protein — protein sequence MSNILIIGAGGVSQVATVKCAMNADVFSKITLASRTKSKCDAIAKFIKDRLGVAIDTAQIDADDTDAVVALIKKTGAELLLNVALPYQDLTLMDACSRAGIPYIDTANYEHPDTAKFEYKLQWAKDGEFKAANTMALLGSGFDPGVTNVFCAYAQQNLFDEIHEIDILDCNAGDHGYPFATNFNPEINLREVSAKGRYWERGEWKETEPMEIMFKWDYPKVGVKDSYLLYHEELESLVKNIKGLKRIRFFMTFGQSYLTHMKCLENVGMLRIDEVEHNGVKIVPIQFLKTLLPDPASLGPRTKGKTNIGCVIRGLKDGKERQVYIYNVCDHEACYAETGAQAVSYTTGVPAMIGSMMVAKGIWSGKGVFNMENFDAKPFMDELNRQGLPWEIIEMKPGERYEVE from the coding sequence ATGTCAAATATCTTAATCATAGGCGCGGGCGGCGTGAGCCAAGTCGCGACCGTAAAATGCGCGATGAACGCGGACGTTTTTAGCAAGATCACCCTTGCAAGCCGCACCAAAAGCAAGTGCGACGCGATCGCTAAATTTATCAAAGACCGCTTGGGCGTCGCTATCGATACCGCCCAGATCGACGCGGACGATACCGACGCCGTGGTCGCGCTCATCAAAAAAACGGGCGCCGAGCTACTGCTAAACGTCGCGCTGCCGTATCAAGACCTAACTCTCATGGACGCGTGCTCTCGCGCCGGCATCCCATACATCGACACAGCAAACTACGAGCACCCCGACACCGCAAAATTTGAGTACAAGCTGCAGTGGGCGAAGGACGGCGAGTTTAAAGCCGCAAACACGATGGCGCTGCTGGGAAGCGGCTTTGATCCTGGCGTGACGAACGTATTTTGCGCCTACGCGCAGCAAAATCTCTTTGACGAGATCCACGAGATCGACATCCTAGACTGCAACGCGGGCGATCACGGATATCCGTTCGCGACGAATTTCAATCCCGAAATCAACCTACGCGAAGTGAGCGCAAAAGGCCGCTACTGGGAGCGCGGCGAGTGGAAAGAGACCGAGCCGATGGAGATAATGTTTAAATGGGACTACCCCAAAGTTGGCGTCAAGGACAGCTACCTGCTCTATCACGAGGAGCTAGAAAGCTTAGTAAAAAACATCAAGGGACTAAAGCGAATCCGCTTTTTCATGACCTTTGGACAAAGCTACCTCACGCATATGAAATGCCTAGAAAACGTCGGCATGCTGCGCATAGACGAGGTCGAGCATAACGGCGTAAAGATCGTGCCGATACAGTTTCTAAAAACCTTGCTACCTGATCCCGCAAGCCTCGGCCCTCGCACGAAGGGCAAAACCAACATCGGCTGCGTGATACGCGGGCTCAAGGATGGCAAAGAGCGTCAAGTCTATATCTATAACGTCTGCGACCACGAGGCTTGCTACGCCGAGACGGGCGCGCAGGCGGTGAGCTACACGACGGGCGTACCTGCGATGATCGGCTCGATGATGGTTGCAAAGGGCATCTGGAGCGGAAAAGGCGTCTTTAATATGGAAAATTTCGACGCCAAGCCTTTCATGGACGAGCTAAACAGGCAGGGCTTGCCGTGGGAGATAATCGAAATGAAACCCGGAGAAAGGTATGAGGTAGAGTGA
- a CDS encoding OmpA family protein — translation MKKIALAMVAATAVFASNAAYNYEVTPTIGGVHPEGNLRVKDHNFVGVRAARNLEDFFFDQVELGVDYTQKAKEKTGSLTREGRVLRYHANLVKDIVDFGPVSLYGLVGAGYEDVPAIFVKNEDGGFGQYGFGLRYQVTDRFALKAEARDAIKFEHADHNLFYSLGFGIGLDSKAAPVVAAAPVAAATPAATPVLDDDNDGVPNDIDQCPNTPAGVVVDERGCEKVIVLRDLDVNFAFDSYKVGPKYAAEIKKVADFMGEHPDYKVVLAGHTDSVGAEAYNQKLSEKRAKAVADVLAGYGVSEDKISTVGYGELKPIATNKTKEGRAQNRRVEATFNK, via the coding sequence ATGAAAAAGATTGCTTTAGCTATGGTTGCCGCAACAGCGGTTTTTGCGTCTAACGCAGCATATAATTATGAAGTTACTCCAACTATTGGTGGTGTTCACCCAGAGGGAAATTTACGTGTAAAAGACCACAACTTCGTTGGTGTTAGAGCTGCTAGAAATCTTGAAGATTTTTTCTTTGACCAAGTAGAGCTTGGTGTTGATTACACTCAAAAAGCAAAAGAAAAAACAGGTAGCTTAACAAGAGAAGGAAGAGTTCTTAGATATCATGCAAATCTTGTAAAAGATATAGTTGATTTTGGACCAGTTAGTCTATATGGCTTAGTTGGTGCTGGTTATGAAGATGTTCCAGCTATTTTTGTTAAAAATGAAGATGGCGGTTTTGGCCAATATGGTTTTGGTTTAAGATATCAAGTAACTGATAGATTCGCTCTTAAAGCAGAAGCAAGAGACGCTATCAAATTTGAACATGCTGATCATAACCTATTCTATTCACTAGGCTTTGGTATCGGTCTTGACTCAAAAGCAGCTCCAGTTGTGGCAGCAGCTCCAGTTGCAGCAGCAACTCCAGCAGCAACTCCAGTTCTTGATGATGATAACGATGGCGTGCCAAATGATATAGATCAATGCCCTAACACTCCAGCTGGCGTGGTTGTTGACGAAAGAGGATGCGAGAAAGTTATCGTTCTTAGAGATCTAGATGTTAACTTTGCATTTGATAGCTACAAAGTTGGACCAAAATATGCAGCTGAGATCAAAAAAGTAGCTGACTTCATGGGTGAACACCCAGATTATAAAGTTGTACTTGCTGGTCACACTGATAGCGTAGGTGCAGAAGCTTATAACCAAAAACTATCTGAAAAAAGAGCAAAAGCTGTAGCTGATGTTCTTGCTGGCTATGGCGTAAGTGAGGATAAAATTTCAACAGTTGGCTACGGTGAGCTTAAACCAATTGCTACAAACAAAACTAAAGAAGGCCGCGCTCAAAATAGACGCGTTGAAGCTACTTTCAATAAATAA
- a CDS encoding HAD family hydrolase gives MGKTILFDLDGTLIDSTSAILKGFDRAFLSHGKKKPDHNALKSLVGHPLEIMFERLGASKNLIDSYIKEYKACYEKIYLDETVLLDYASEALKEASSFADIGIVTTKTSKFSIILLEHLGVMKYIKTVVGRDDVANPKPNPEPINLALDRLNKDKNNAFMVGDTIMDIMAAQAAFITGVGLTCGYGQKNDLEKFSKHIFSNPFEAVSFIKEV, from the coding sequence ATGGGAAAAACCATACTTTTTGATTTAGACGGTACACTTATTGACTCAACTTCTGCTATTTTAAAAGGATTTGATAGAGCTTTTTTATCTCATGGCAAAAAAAAGCCAGACCATAATGCATTAAAGTCTTTGGTTGGTCATCCGCTTGAAATAATGTTTGAAAGACTTGGTGCAAGCAAAAATTTAATTGATAGCTATATAAAAGAATATAAAGCTTGCTACGAAAAAATTTATCTTGATGAGACGGTACTCTTAGATTATGCAAGTGAAGCATTGAAGGAGGCAAGTAGCTTTGCTGATATTGGTATAGTTACTACGAAAACTTCAAAATTTTCTATTATCTTGCTTGAGCATTTAGGGGTTATGAAATATATAAAAACTGTTGTTGGAAGAGACGATGTTGCTAATCCAAAACCAAATCCAGAGCCAATAAATTTGGCTTTAGATAGACTTAATAAAGATAAAAATAATGCATTTATGGTAGGTGATACCATTATGGATATAATGGCTGCACAAGCCGCTTTTATTACAGGCGTGGGTCTAACTTGTGGATATGGTCAAAAGAATGATTTGGAGAAATTTAGTAAACATATTTTCTCAAACCCATTTGAAGCCGTTAGCTTTATAAAAGAAGTTTGA
- a CDS encoding NnrS family protein codes for MINNFFTHPMRIFFLMSAACAVLGASVFFTPTDFVSLHKFIFLQLFLALAYAGFLLTGLTDWTNFQASLKIHAYILFSLFFISFILTFFSLFLAHCFITLFWLYLVLLCVYMIWRDKNDDQFGVLGFLFGILGFEIYYLVSGNEKFLNLQVFIHAIAILLISYRVSVVLGKEALKREKGMDEAVFVPNFIYKNIAICCVCAFLLLNIFFEASMGVYYAAIACGSAVLAKLKEWHYKELFKHSFVLLYYFMQLFLAVGFLGIGFSGIFGLHLETNFMHLIAINAVIFSVMLIFNVAGLRHSGQELEFLRLSKVAFILVLLAGVSRGILAYFWSGFYIHLPATLIAIAFVFWLINFYAIFRDNDFSDDPE; via the coding sequence ATGATTAATAATTTTTTTACTCATCCTATGAGGATATTTTTCTTAATGAGTGCCGCCTGTGCGGTGCTTGGTGCTAGTGTGTTTTTTACTCCAACTGATTTTGTGAGTTTGCATAAATTTATATTTTTGCAACTCTTTTTAGCGCTTGCTTATGCTGGATTTTTGCTAACTGGACTAACTGATTGGACAAATTTTCAAGCATCTTTAAAAATACACGCCTATATATTATTTTCACTCTTTTTTATAAGCTTTATCTTGACATTTTTTAGCCTATTTTTAGCACACTGCTTTATCACTCTTTTTTGGCTTTACTTGGTTTTGCTTTGTGTTTATATGATCTGGCGAGATAAAAATGATGATCAATTTGGCGTGCTTGGCTTTTTGTTTGGTATTTTAGGCTTTGAAATTTATTATCTAGTAAGCGGCAATGAAAAATTTCTAAATTTACAAGTTTTTATCCACGCAATAGCTATCTTACTCATCTCATACCGCGTTAGTGTCGTGCTTGGAAAAGAAGCGCTAAAAAGAGAAAAAGGTATGGATGAAGCTGTTTTTGTGCCAAATTTTATCTATAAAAATATCGCTATCTGCTGCGTTTGTGCCTTTTTACTTTTAAATATATTTTTTGAAGCAAGCATGGGTGTCTATTATGCTGCGATAGCTTGTGGAAGTGCGGTACTTGCAAAGCTTAAAGAGTGGCACTATAAAGAGCTTTTTAAACATAGCTTTGTGCTTTTATACTATTTTATGCAGCTATTTTTAGCGGTTGGATTTTTAGGAATCGGCTTTAGCGGTATTTTTGGGCTCCATCTTGAAACAAATTTTATGCACCTAATAGCAATAAATGCGGTAATTTTTAGCGTGATGCTTATATTTAATGTCGCAGGACTTCGTCACAGCGGACAAGAACTTGAGTTTTTACGCCTTAGTAAGGTTGCTTTTATTTTAGTTCTTTTAGCTGGTGTTAGTAGAGGAATTTTGGCTTATTTTTGGAGTGGCTTTTACATTCATTTACCAGCAACACTCATAGCAATCGCTTTTGTTTTTTGGCTCATAAATTTTTATGCGATCTTTAGGGATAACGATTTTAGCGATGACCCAGAGTAA
- a CDS encoding ABC transporter permease yields the protein MILIDGIKKDRSSFLKIIDYFWGGFSGFAVVFLILAIWQVGSEFSSPLLLPPPKDVFLKACEILKDYKNSEINITLCRSLIGVCSATFFGIFLGLIAGSFKSFAAFLKPVIILLLSMPPIIWIVLAIFWFGFGNFSTVFTIFITVLPLTFASSAVAMSSVDEELKEMFDAYNLGILKKIRHLYIPHLTSYIISSISVAVAMGVKIVIMAELLGANNGMGAKIANARAMLETTEVMAYVLLSITLIMLFEYLIIEPLKIALMPWRR from the coding sequence ATGATACTAATCGATGGCATTAAAAAAGATCGCTCAAGCTTTTTAAAAATAATTGACTATTTTTGGGGCGGATTTAGCGGATTTGCCGTAGTTTTTTTGATCTTAGCCATTTGGCAAGTGGGAAGCGAGTTTAGCTCCCCACTCCTACTTCCACCACCAAAAGATGTATTTTTAAAAGCCTGTGAAATTTTAAAAGATTATAAAAACAGCGAGATAAACATAACGCTTTGCAGATCACTGATTGGAGTTTGCTCGGCAACATTTTTTGGTATATTTTTAGGGCTAATAGCAGGTAGTTTTAAAAGTTTTGCAGCCTTTTTAAAGCCTGTTATCATCTTGCTTTTGTCAATGCCGCCGATTATTTGGATAGTGCTTGCTATTTTTTGGTTTGGATTTGGAAATTTTAGCACCGTTTTTACTATCTTTATAACCGTTTTACCGCTTACTTTTGCAAGCTCGGCAGTTGCTATGAGTAGCGTAGATGAGGAGCTAAAAGAGATGTTTGACGCTTATAATCTAGGAATTTTAAAAAAAATAAGACACCTTTACATCCCGCATCTTACGAGCTACATAATAAGCTCTATTAGCGTAGCTGTCGCAATGGGCGTAAAGATAGTCATAATGGCTGAGCTACTAGGTGCAAATAACGGCATGGGAGCAAAGATAGCAAATGCAAGGGCAATGCTTGAAACAACCGAGGTAATGGCATATGTTCTTTTAAGCATCACTCTTATCATGCTTTTTGAATACCTCATCATCGAGCCATTAAAAATAGCTTTGATGCCTTGGAGAAGATGA
- a CDS encoding ABC transporter ATP-binding protein gives MLELKNVEYEILRDKVVRNFSLNVKGGEVVTLFGPSGCGKTTILRLISGLNEPRKGKIFNSFKKTTYFFQENRLLTWKNALENVLLVMNKPDINAVLELFKKVGLSQKDTLKYPSELSGGMRQRVAFVRAVVTKPDLLLMDEPFSGLDYDMKEILIEIIGQRVSEGMSVVLVTHDRMEAVKMSNRIYFLSSKGAVIQRELEIDKDFKERDFTFISKMIDENFKGQIYYD, from the coding sequence ATGCTTGAGCTTAAAAATGTAGAGTATGAAATTTTAAGAGATAAGGTCGTAAGGAATTTTAGCCTAAATGTAAAAGGTGGCGAGGTAGTGACGCTTTTTGGGCCATCTGGATGTGGCAAGACAACGATACTTCGGCTTATTAGCGGACTAAATGAGCCTAGAAAAGGAAAAATTTTTAATAGCTTTAAAAAGACTACATATTTTTTTCAAGAAAATCGCCTGCTTACATGGAAAAATGCTCTTGAAAATGTACTTTTGGTTATGAATAAACCAGACATTAACGCTGTTTTAGAGCTTTTTAAAAAGGTTGGACTAAGTCAAAAGGATACTTTAAAATATCCAAGTGAGCTAAGTGGCGGTATGAGGCAAAGAGTCGCTTTTGTAAGGGCGGTCGTGACAAAACCTGATCTGCTTTTGATGGATGAGCCTTTTTCTGGGCTTGACTATGATATGAAAGAAATTTTAATTGAGATTATTGGCCAAAGAGTGAGCGAAGGTATGAGCGTAGTTCTCGTCACACACGATAGAATGGAAGCTGTAAAGATGTCAAATAGAATTTATTTCCTATCAAGTAAAGGCGCAGTTATACAAAGAGAACTTGAAATAGACAAAGATTTCAAAGAGCGTGATTTTACTTTTATTAGCAAGATGATAGATGAAAATTTCAAAGGGCAAATTTATTATGATTAA
- the rpsI gene encoding 30S ribosomal protein S9, with the protein MAKVYATGKRKTAVAKVWIKAGSGKIVVNGMDLNTWLGGHEAIKLKVIQPLLVTKQESLIDVVATTLGGGYSAQAEALRHGISRALADMDADFRAALKPKGLLTRDSRVVERKKFGRRKARRSPQFSKR; encoded by the coding sequence ATGGCAAAAGTTTATGCAACTGGTAAAAGAAAAACTGCCGTAGCAAAGGTTTGGATAAAAGCTGGAAGCGGTAAAATCGTAGTAAATGGTATGGACCTTAATACTTGGCTTGGCGGACATGAAGCTATAAAGCTTAAAGTAATTCAGCCACTTTTAGTAACAAAACAAGAGAGTTTAATAGATGTAGTAGCCACAACTTTAGGTGGTGGTTATTCAGCACAAGCAGAGGCTTTGAGACACGGTATTTCACGTGCTTTAGCTGATATGGATGCTGATTTTAGAGCAGCACTTAAACCAAAAGGCTTATTAACTAGAGATTCTCGTGTTGTTGAACGTAAGAAATTTGGTAGAAGAAAGGCAAGAAGAAGCCCACAATTCTCTAAACGTTAA